The following proteins are co-located in the Vicinamibacteria bacterium genome:
- a CDS encoding POTRA domain-containing protein, whose amino-acid sequence MKLFLLGLTMFGGTGTQPFATERYRGEPIQSIHFIYEGETLPEASRELVELVEGGSYEPEKVRRSIRQLFALGVFSDIKVEAETVPGGVSVTFRLFPRMRIQAVKLELPPVVADLESRLVEVIRVHAGDPLEVEALGEAAERIRTALVREGYLWASVEPEAAFQSPRANVVFHVSPGTRARVGSLQVEGVSSHIEADVRRTIGMSEGSFYSRNELDTRADGIVARWRSLGYYSATIAVTETTESPSRIDLVLLPQLGPRVRIDVRGFDFSDKELRELVPILVENRVTPDLVEESRGNIERNLFGRGFRDATVTVERGSLADGRYTVLDFLVSPGIRYEVARIEIEGLHSLPRDEVRSLMLTRTRRFVRSAPFREEAWQDDLKEVRTYLRRHGFHRARVEGRERPGEEPELLVLVASIDEGPRAVVESVDVEGAVEIQASRVLEAARITPGDPFDATAIVEARERIVGLYRNEGFRRVEVAAQTGIDEAGERASVSFGVTEGDRVRVDRIIVSGLRVTRYSAVEKLIRIETGAPLSSLDLLETRQRLVGSGLFRSVSIDVLPDDPTTHRSDVLITLEEGPRTSFAYGFGYEEQQLARAEIEVTRRNLFGLDRTVSVFTRASFRGGRFITTYRQPDLFGVEVPLIVSAFAEEEDRKSFDYNRVGVGIQVSKRVSEEHTYFLRYRFDRTRVFNLEDIDLIDLPREFRNVRISSISLASWFDRRDDPLNPRSGQFRILDVEWSSEQLGTEAPYIKGLGQQFFYFALPKTLVAALGFRLGVGQTLRQDRDALLPIAERFFAGGATTLRGFGLDEASPKAKITLENGDVVEGRPIGGNVLSLLNLELRFPIFGNLRGVVFSDNGNVYRRLKVIELLQWRYNMGFGFRYETPFGPLRVDYGFKLDRRTVQSIECPDIRTPCLEPLGAWHISLGHAF is encoded by the coding sequence ATGAAGCTCTTCCTGCTGGGCCTCACGATGTTCGGAGGTACCGGCACCCAACCATTCGCCACCGAACGGTACCGCGGAGAACCGATCCAGAGCATTCACTTCATTTACGAAGGCGAGACTTTGCCCGAGGCGAGCCGCGAGCTGGTCGAGCTCGTCGAAGGAGGCTCGTACGAGCCGGAAAAAGTGCGTCGTTCCATCAGACAGCTGTTTGCCCTGGGCGTCTTCAGCGACATCAAGGTGGAGGCCGAGACCGTGCCGGGCGGCGTGAGCGTTACGTTCCGACTGTTCCCGAGGATGAGGATCCAGGCGGTAAAGCTCGAGCTTCCCCCGGTCGTCGCCGATCTCGAAAGCCGGCTGGTCGAGGTAATCCGAGTCCACGCGGGTGATCCGCTCGAGGTCGAGGCGCTCGGCGAGGCCGCCGAAAGAATTCGCACGGCACTGGTGAGGGAGGGTTATCTGTGGGCGTCGGTCGAGCCCGAAGCCGCCTTCCAATCGCCGAGGGCGAACGTCGTCTTTCATGTGTCGCCCGGTACCCGAGCCCGGGTGGGGTCGTTGCAGGTCGAGGGCGTCTCCAGCCACATCGAGGCTGACGTGCGACGCACGATCGGAATGAGCGAAGGGAGCTTCTATTCTCGAAACGAGCTCGACACCCGAGCCGATGGAATCGTGGCCCGCTGGAGGTCTCTCGGCTACTACAGCGCGACGATCGCCGTGACCGAGACCACAGAATCTCCTTCGCGCATCGATTTGGTACTCCTTCCACAATTGGGACCGAGGGTACGGATCGACGTAAGGGGATTCGACTTCTCCGACAAAGAGCTGCGCGAGCTCGTCCCCATACTGGTCGAGAACCGTGTAACCCCGGACCTCGTCGAGGAATCTCGCGGGAACATCGAGCGCAATCTTTTTGGCAGAGGGTTTCGCGATGCCACGGTCACGGTCGAACGAGGCTCTCTTGCGGACGGACGATACACAGTGCTCGATTTCCTCGTCTCGCCCGGCATTCGCTACGAGGTCGCCCGCATCGAGATCGAGGGGCTGCACTCGCTTCCACGCGACGAAGTCCGTTCCCTCATGTTGACGCGGACACGGCGCTTCGTTCGCTCGGCACCGTTTCGTGAGGAGGCCTGGCAGGATGATCTGAAGGAGGTTCGTACCTATCTCAGGCGGCACGGATTTCACCGCGCACGGGTCGAAGGTCGAGAGCGACCCGGCGAGGAGCCGGAGCTGCTCGTGCTCGTCGCCAGCATCGACGAGGGGCCACGGGCGGTCGTCGAATCCGTCGACGTAGAGGGGGCGGTGGAGATCCAGGCTTCCCGAGTTCTCGAGGCAGCTCGAATCACCCCGGGGGACCCCTTCGACGCCACGGCGATCGTCGAAGCTCGCGAGCGGATCGTCGGTCTCTACCGCAACGAGGGCTTCCGTCGCGTCGAGGTCGCCGCGCAAACCGGGATCGACGAAGCGGGGGAACGGGCATCGGTGAGCTTCGGTGTGACCGAGGGAGATCGGGTCCGGGTCGATCGCATCATCGTCTCCGGTCTTCGGGTCACGCGCTACTCGGCGGTCGAAAAGCTGATACGGATCGAAACGGGCGCGCCGCTTTCTTCGTTGGACTTGCTGGAAACCAGGCAGCGGCTCGTGGGCTCGGGACTCTTCCGAAGCGTCAGCATCGATGTGCTACCCGACGATCCGACGACGCATCGAAGCGATGTCCTGATCACGCTCGAGGAGGGTCCTCGGACGAGCTTCGCCTATGGATTCGGCTACGAGGAGCAGCAGCTTGCCCGCGCCGAGATCGAAGTGACCAGGCGGAACCTCTTCGGGCTCGATCGCACGGTAAGCGTGTTCACCCGGGCGAGCTTCCGCGGCGGGCGATTCATCACGACCTACCGCCAACCGGACCTCTTCGGCGTCGAGGTTCCGCTGATCGTGAGCGCGTTCGCCGAAGAGGAGGACAGGAAGAGCTTCGACTACAACCGCGTCGGGGTCGGTATCCAGGTGTCCAAACGCGTTAGTGAGGAGCATACTTACTTCCTCCGTTATCGCTTCGACCGCACTCGCGTCTTCAACCTCGAGGACATCGATCTCATCGATTTACCTCGCGAGTTCCGCAACGTGCGTATCTCCTCTATCTCGCTCGCATCATGGTTCGACCGCCGAGACGATCCGTTGAATCCCCGCTCGGGTCAGTTCCGCATCCTCGACGTCGAATGGTCTTCCGAGCAGCTGGGAACGGAGGCCCCCTACATCAAGGGACTGGGGCAGCAATTCTTCTACTTTGCGCTGCCGAAGACACTGGTCGCCGCCCTGGGGTTTCGTCTGGGAGTCGGACAAACTCTACGCCAGGATCGGGACGCGCTGCTCCCCATCGCCGAACGGTTCTTCGCCGGAGGCGCGACGACGCTTCGCGGATTCGGACTCGACGAGGCGAGCCCCAAGGCGAAGATCACACTCGAGAACGGCGATGTCGTGGAGGGAAGGCCGATCGGGGGCAATGTGCTCAGCCTGTTGAACCTCGAGCTCCGGTTTCCGATTTTCGGCAATTTGCGAGGAGTGGTCTTTTCCGACAATGGAAACGTCTATCGTCGGCTGAAGGTCATCGAGCTCCTTCAATGGAGGTACAACATGGGATTCGGCTTTCGCTACGAGACACCTTTTGGTCCGCTCCGGGTGGACTACGGTTTCAAGCTCGATCGGCGAACCGTACAATCCATCGAGTGTCCCGATATCCGTACGCCCTGCCTCGAGCCGCTCGGGGCCTGGCACATCAGCCTGGGCCATGCGTTCTAA